GAGATGAAGAAGATAGGGGTGCTGACGAGCGGGGGTGACTGCGGCGGGCTCAACGCGGTTATCAAGGGGGCTTCCGAGATGGCCGAGTCCCTGGGCAGCGAGGTCTGCGTCATCCCCAACGGCTACGCGGGACTGTACAACCTGGTTGAGATGGACTCCCTGGTCAGGCTGAGCCCGAGCCGTTTGGTCCGCATCGAGGCTACCGCGGCCGGGTCCGAGGCGGGGCACTCCCGGGTGAAGATAAAGAAGATAGAGGACCCGAAGAAGTACGAGCGCATCAAGGAAGGGCTCAAGAAGCACGGCATCGAGGGCCTTGTCATCAGCGGGGGCGACGACACCGGAAGCGTCATGGTGGACCTGGGCGAGCAGGGCATTCGGTGCGTGCACGTGCCCAAGACGATGGACCTCGATTTGCAGTCCTACAGCGTGGGCGGCGACTCGGCGGTCAACCGCATCGCCGTGCTCACCCGGGACCTGAAGACCACCGGCATGAGCCACAACCGGGTGCTCGTCGTGGAGGTCTTCGGGCGCTATGCGGGGCACACCGCTTTCCGCGGGGGAGTGGGCGCCGAGGCGGACTGCATCCTCCTGCCCGAGATACCCGTTGACTTCGACGTCGTCTACGAGCACATGAAGAAGCGATACACCCGGCGCGTCCGCGAGAGCGACGTGCACGCCGGGACCTATTGCATCGTGGCCGCCGAGGGCATGAAGGACGCCAAGGGCGAGACCATCGCCGACACCGGCGCCGGAAAGGACGCCTTCGGCCATGTCAAGCTCGCCGGAGCGGGCAAGTACGTCAGGAAGCGGCTCGAGGAGAGGATGAAGAAGGACCCCGAGATTGCCGCATTCATGAAAGATGTCGGCATGTTCGTCCCGGGCGTCTACGAGCTTCCCGAGGTCAGGGAAGTTACGCCGGGACACCTGGTGCGCTCGGGCAGGACCTCTGCCTTTGACGTGGTTTTCGGGCAAAAGGCGGGTGCGGCGGCGACACTCCTTCTCTCCAGGGGCATCACGGGGGTTACGGTCATCGACGTCCGCGGGAAAGATATCTTCTATCAGTCGACGGCCGAGGTCATCAAGCAAAGGCACGTGGACCTGGACGAAGTAGCCCTTTACGAACAGCTCGGCATCTGCTTCGGGAGGAAGCCCGCCACGTTCACCCCGGAGATAAAAGAGCACACAGGCCCGGTGGTGCGCTGCCTTTAGTCAGATATTGAGAGCGACAAGAACAGGCGAAAGGGCCGCCCTATCCGGAGGCGGCCCTTTTTGCGGGCTTCGGTCCGGGGCGTCCGGATGCCTCCCGCGCCGAATGTGTTCTCTGCGATATCCGGAGTTTCATCCGGTATAGGCCCGTCTGGCCCCTCGCCCCAGTGAGCAGAGGATTTCGTAGGGGATGGTGGAGGCCGTGCGGGCGAGCTCCCATGCGGTGATTCTCTCGTCCCCCTGGGCACCGAGGAGCACGGCTTCGTCGAACTCCCTGACGCCTTGCGCTTCGGTGGCGTCCACCACGACGAGGTCCATGCAGACCCTCCCCATCACGGGAGCGCGCGTGCCTCCCAGCAGGGCATGGCCCGTATTGGAGAATCGGCGGCTGAACCCCTCGGCGTATCCCACCGCCAGAACGGCGGCCAGGGTGTCGCGCTTTGTGACGAAGGTGCGCCCGTAGCTTACCGGCTGGCCCGCGCCCATGCGGCGGAGGGCCAGGACCCGGGCCTTGACGGTCATCACCGGCTTGAGGGGGGCAAGCCCCTCACGCCCGTCCTCGAAGGGGCTTTCGCCGTAGAGGGCCAGGCCGGGGCGGAGCGCATCCAGGTGCGACTCCCTGAAGGCAAGGCACGCGGCGCTGTTGGCGACGTGGCATAGAGGGGTAAGGCCCGCACCGGCCAGGGCCTCCCGCAGGGAGTGAAAACGCCTGAGCTGAACGGCCATGAATTCGCCGTCGGCGAGGTCCGCCTCGGAAAAGTGGGTCATGAGGCCCGCGACCCTGAGGCCGGGAAGACGCGCCACCGACAAGACCTCCTCGGGCAGGGGCGGCATGCCCATCCTGCCCATGCCGGTGTCCACCTTGACGTGGACGTCCAGGACGGTGCCGCCTCTCGATGCCTCTTCCGAGAAGGCCCGGGCGGTGTCCGCGTCATGAATGACCGGGGTCAAGCCCAGGGCGAAATAGTCCTTCACCTCGGACCGGTCGAACAGAACCAGGACAGGGGCGGTGACGCCCGCCTCCCGCAGTTGCCGGGCTTCGGAGAGGAAGGCTACCGCAAGGGCGTGCACGCCCGCCTTCTGATAAAGACGGGAGAGTTCCACAGCGCCGTGCCCGTAGGCGTCTGCCTTGACCACGGCGATAACCGGCAGGCCGCCGGCAGCCGCCTTGAGGGAAGTGAGGTTATAAAGCGCGGCATCGAGGTCGATTTCCGCGGTTAAACCCCTATGCACTCTTTTCTTTTTCTTCGTCCGACTTGGACTGAACTTCCTTCTTCGGAGTCACATCGATTTCGTCGGGCTCCGAGGTGGCCTTCTTGAAGTTCTTTATCGCCTTCCCGATGCCGCTGCCTATCTCGGGGAGCCGTGAGGCCCCGAACAGCACCATGACGATCAGGAAGATGATAATGAGCTCCTGCGTTCCCAATCCGAACATAATCTCTACCCTCCTTGGGCCAGGGCGCTTTTCCTGCCCCGGCCGAACACCCTCTCGAAGTCTTCCGGGGTGTTTATGTTTACGAAGGATTCCCCGGCCGGGTCCATCCTCCTGACGACCGGCTCCTCTATGTACCGGACATCCAGAATCCGGAGGAAACCCGTAAGAGACCGCCGCCCGCTCCGGAGGCAGGCCTCCATCCTCTCCAAGGTCTTCCTCGTATAAACGGCCAAAAGTGGCTCCGGGCGGCCTTCCCAGAGGGGCACCGTGGCCTCCCCGGCCGTCTTCCTTA
The Nitrospirota bacterium genome window above contains:
- a CDS encoding 6-phosphofructokinase translates to MKKIGVLTSGGDCGGLNAVIKGASEMAESLGSEVCVIPNGYAGLYNLVEMDSLVRLSPSRLVRIEATAAGSEAGHSRVKIKKIEDPKKYERIKEGLKKHGIEGLVISGGDDTGSVMVDLGEQGIRCVHVPKTMDLDLQSYSVGGDSAVNRIAVLTRDLKTTGMSHNRVLVVEVFGRYAGHTAFRGGVGAEADCILLPEIPVDFDVVYEHMKKRYTRRVRESDVHAGTYCIVAAEGMKDAKGETIADTGAGKDAFGHVKLAGAGKYVRKRLEERMKKDPEIAAFMKDVGMFVPGVYELPEVREVTPGHLVRSGRTSAFDVVFGQKAGAAATLLLSRGITGVTVIDVRGKDIFYQSTAEVIKQRHVDLDEVALYEQLGICFGRKPATFTPEIKEHTGPVVRCL
- the alr gene encoding alanine racemase, whose protein sequence is MHRGLTAEIDLDAALYNLTSLKAAAGGLPVIAVVKADAYGHGAVELSRLYQKAGVHALAVAFLSEARQLREAGVTAPVLVLFDRSEVKDYFALGLTPVIHDADTARAFSEEASRGGTVLDVHVKVDTGMGRMGMPPLPEEVLSVARLPGLRVAGLMTHFSEADLADGEFMAVQLRRFHSLREALAGAGLTPLCHVANSAACLAFRESHLDALRPGLALYGESPFEDGREGLAPLKPVMTVKARVLALRRMGAGQPVSYGRTFVTKRDTLAAVLAVGYAEGFSRRFSNTGHALLGGTRAPVMGRVCMDLVVVDATEAQGVREFDEAVLLGAQGDERITAWELARTASTIPYEILCSLGRGARRAYTG
- a CDS encoding twin-arginine translocase TatA/TatE family subunit — its product is MFGLGTQELIIIFLIVMVLFGASRLPEIGSGIGKAIKNFKKATSEPDEIDVTPKKEVQSKSDEEKEKSA